TCGCGGCGGGCAAGGCGCTGTCGAACGTGCCGCTGCCGTCGTGGGTGCTGGAAGGCCCGGTTGCTGAACAGAGCGGCGTGCATACCAACGAAGGTTCGTGGTCGCCGGCGTCGAAGACGTTCGTGCCGCGCTCGTCGCTCGGCGTGTATGACAAGCAGGTGTTCCGCGCGCCGCTGGTCGGCGAGACTTCGGCCGATCCGAAGACCTACGGCAAGACGCTGTTCGAAACGGATGCCGTGCGCGCATGGGTCGACGATCGCGCGGGCGAGAACGACGTGTTGATCGTGTCGTTCAAGAGCAAGATGAATACGATCGGACCGTCGGTGATCGATGGTTTGACGCAGGCGATCGAGCTGGCCGAGAAGGACTACAAGGGCCTCGTGGTATGGCAGCCGACGTCGCTGAAGCTCGGCACGCCGGGCGGCCCGTTCTCCGCCGGCGCCAACCTCGAAGAGGCGATGCCCGCGTTCATGATGGGCGGCGCGAAGGGGATCGAGCCGTTCGTGAAGAAGTTCCAGCAGGGCATGCTGCGCGTGAAGTACGCGAGCGTGCCGGTGATCGCGGCCGTGTCGGGCATCGCGCTCGGCGGGGGTTGCGAACTGGCGCTGCATAGCGCGAAGCGCGTGGCGCATGTCGAAAGCTATTTCGGTCTGGTCGAAGTCGGCGTGGGTCTGGTGCCGGCCGGCGGCGGTCTGAAGGAAGCGGCGCTGCGCGCGGCGGAAGCGGCGACGCAGGCCGGCGCGACCAGCGATCTGCTGAAGTTCGTGCAGAAGTCGTTCGAAAACGCGGCGATGGCGAAGGTGTCGAGCTCGGCGCTCGACGCCCGCGCGATGGGTTACCTGAAGCCGTCCGACACCATCGTCTTCAACGTGTTCGAACTGCTCGACGTCGCGAAGAAGGAAGCGCGCGCATTGTCCGCGGCGGGCTATCGTCCGCCGTTGCGCGCCGCGCAGGTGCCGGTGGCGGGGCGCTCGGCGATCTCGACCATCAAGGCGTCGCTGGTCAACATGCGCGACGGCCGCTTTATCAGCGAGCACGATTTCCTGATCGCGAGCCGCATCGCGGAAGCGGTGTGCGGCGGCGATGTCGAAGCGGGCAGCCTGGTCGACGAAGAGTGGCTGCTGCAACTCGAGCGTCGTGCGTTCGTCGAGCTGCTCGGCACGCAGAAGACGCAGGAACGGATCATGGGCATGCTGCAAACCGGCAAGCCGGTGCGCAACTAAAGCGACGGGCTTACGCATAAATATGCATGGGATCAGAGTAAGCGCTGAAGCGCTAACTCTGATCGACCGCGATAAGACTGCATGGGATCAGAGTAAGCGCTAAAGCGCTAACTCTGATCGACCGCGATAAGACTGCATGGGATCAGAGTAAGCGCTAAAGCGCTAACTCTGATCGACAAAGGAGCTTCAAATGGCAAAGCAATTGCAAGACGCATACATCGTCGCCGCGAGCCGCACGCCGATCGGCAAGGCGCCGCGCGGGATGTTCAAGAACACGCGCCCCGACGAACTGCTGGTGCACGCGATCAAGTCGGCCGTGGCGCAAGTGCCCGGCCTCGACACCAAACTGATCGAAGATGCGATCATCGGCTGCGCGATTCCGGAAGCGGAACAAGGCCTGAACGTCGCCCGCATGGGCGCGCTGCTGGCCGGCCTGCCGAACACCGTCGGCGGCGTCACGGTCAACCGCTTCTGCGCCTCCGGCCTGACCGCGCTCGCGATGGCGGCGGACCGCATCCGCGTCGGCGAATCGGAAGCGATGATCGCCGGCGGCTGCGAATCGATGAGCATGGTGCCGATGATGGGCAACAAGCCGTCGATGTCGCCGCACATCTTCGATCGTGGCGAAGACTTCGGCATCGCTTACGGCATGGGCCTGACGGCGGAGAAGGTGGCCGAGCGCTGGAAGATCAGCCGCGAAGCGCAGGACCAGTTCTCGGTCGAATCGCACCGCCGCGCGATCGCCGCGCAACAGGCCGGCGAGTTCAACGACGAAATCGCCGCCTACACGATCACCGAGCGCTTCCCCGATCTCGCCACCGGCGAAGTGAAGGTCAAGACGCGTGAAGTGTCGCTCGACGAAGGCCCGCGCGCGGAAACCTCGCTGGAAGGCCTCGCGAAGCTGCGTGCGGTGTTCGCGAACAAGGGTTCGGTGACCGCCGGCAACAGCTCGCAGACGTCGGACGGCGCGGGCGCGTTGATCGTCGTGTCGGAAAAGGTGCTGAAGGAGTTCAACCTGACGCCGCTCGCGCGTTTCGTCAGCTTCGCGGTGCGCGGCGTGCCGCCGGAAATCATGGGCATCGGTCCGAAGGAAGCGATTCCGGCCGCGCTGAAGGCCGCCGGCCTGAAGCTCGACGACATCGATTGGATCGAACTGAACGAAGCGTTCGCCGCGCAATCGCTGGCGGTGATTCAGGACCTCGGTCTGGACCCGGCGAAGATCAACCCGCTCGGCGGCGCGATCGCGCTCGGCCACCCGCTCGGCGCGACGGGCGCGATTCGTGCGTCGACGGTGGTGCATGGTCTGCGCCGCCGCAATTACAAGTACGGCATGGTGACGATGTGCGTCGGCACCGGCATGGGCGCGGCGGGCATCATCGAACGTCTGTGAGTGCGGCGCGTCCCGTGGCCCACCCCGTGTTAGGGCCGGCGACCCCGGTGTTCGCTCTGGTCCCCATGGGCACCCCTTAAGGACCGAGGAACGGTTCGCAGGCCAGGCGGCTTGCGGACCGTTTTTTACATTCTCAGCAGGATCACGAGGAGAAGCAGGAGATGACGACGGATATTCTGATCGAGCGCGCCGACGGCGTGCTGACGATTGCCTTCACCCGGCCCGAGCGCAAAAACGCGATCACGGCCGCGATGTATCAAACCATGGCCGATGCGCTGGTCGAGGCGCAGGGCGACGCGTCGGTGCGCGCGATCCTGATTCGCGGCAGCGCGGGCATTTTCAGCGCCGGCAACGATCTCGAAGACTTCATGAAGACGCCGCCGGTCGGCGAGGACGCGCCGGTGTTCCAGTTCCTGCGCGCGATCAGTTCGGCGGAAAAGCCGCTGGTGGCGTCGGTGGCGGGGCCGGCGGTGGGTATCGGCACGACGCTGCTGCTGCACTGCGATCTGGTCTACGCGGCCGATTCGGCCAGCTTCTCGCTACCGTTCACGCAACTCGGACTGTGCCCGGAAGCGGCGTCGAGCCTGCTGTTGCAGCGCATCGGCGGCTATCAGGCGGCGGCGGAAAAACTGCTGCTCGGCGAGGCGTTCGACGTCGTCGAAGCGCATCGCATGGGTTTCGTGAATCGCGTGCTGCCGGCCGCTGAGGTGGAGGCGTTCGCCGCCGCGCAAGCCGCCAAGCTAGCCGCGCTGCCGGCTTCGTCGTTGCGCGTGACGAAGAGCTTGATGAAGAAGGCGAGCCAGCAGGAATTGCAGACGCGGATGTCGGAAGAAGCGGTGCATTTCGCGAAGATGCTGCTGGCGCCGGAAGCGCGCGAGGCGTTCAAGGCGTTCTTCGAGAAGCGCAAGCCGGATTTCCGGGCGTTTTCGT
The sequence above is a segment of the Paraburkholderia sp. D15 genome. Coding sequences within it:
- a CDS encoding acetyl-CoA C-acyltransferase gives rise to the protein MAKQLQDAYIVAASRTPIGKAPRGMFKNTRPDELLVHAIKSAVAQVPGLDTKLIEDAIIGCAIPEAEQGLNVARMGALLAGLPNTVGGVTVNRFCASGLTALAMAADRIRVGESEAMIAGGCESMSMVPMMGNKPSMSPHIFDRGEDFGIAYGMGLTAEKVAERWKISREAQDQFSVESHRRAIAAQQAGEFNDEIAAYTITERFPDLATGEVKVKTREVSLDEGPRAETSLEGLAKLRAVFANKGSVTAGNSSQTSDGAGALIVVSEKVLKEFNLTPLARFVSFAVRGVPPEIMGIGPKEAIPAALKAAGLKLDDIDWIELNEAFAAQSLAVIQDLGLDPAKINPLGGAIALGHPLGATGAIRASTVVHGLRRRNYKYGMVTMCVGTGMGAAGIIERL
- a CDS encoding 3-hydroxyacyl-CoA dehydrogenase/enoyl-CoA hydratase family protein translates to MSNLIIRKVAVLGAGVMGAQIAAHLINAKVPVLLFDLPAKEGPKNAIALKAIENLKKLSPAPFGVKDDAQYIQPANYDDDIAKLAECDLVIEAIAERMDWKHDLYKKVAPHLAPNAIFATNTSGLSITALSEGFPDELKARFCGVHFFNPPRYMHLVELIPTATTRPEILDQLETFLTSVVGKGVVRAKDTPNFIANRVGIFSILAVVTEAAKFGLRFDEVDDLTGARLGRAKSATFRTADVVGLDTMAHVIKTMQDTLKDDPFFPVYETPAVLAELVKKGALGQKTGGGFYKKEGKAIKVLDAKTGEYVDGGAKADELVGRILKRPAAERLKLLRESEHPQAQFLWAIFRDVYHYIGVHLESIADNARDVDLAIRWGFGWNEGPFEGWQTAGWKQVAEWVQEDIAAGKALSNVPLPSWVLEGPVAEQSGVHTNEGSWSPASKTFVPRSSLGVYDKQVFRAPLVGETSADPKTYGKTLFETDAVRAWVDDRAGENDVLIVSFKSKMNTIGPSVIDGLTQAIELAEKDYKGLVVWQPTSLKLGTPGGPFSAGANLEEAMPAFMMGGAKGIEPFVKKFQQGMLRVKYASVPVIAAVSGIALGGGCELALHSAKRVAHVESYFGLVEVGVGLVPAGGGLKEAALRAAEAATQAGATSDLLKFVQKSFENAAMAKVSSSALDARAMGYLKPSDTIVFNVFELLDVAKKEARALSAAGYRPPLRAAQVPVAGRSAISTIKASLVNMRDGRFISEHDFLIASRIAEAVCGGDVEAGSLVDEEWLLQLERRAFVELLGTQKTQERIMGMLQTGKPVRN
- a CDS encoding enoyl-CoA hydratase; translation: MTTDILIERADGVLTIAFTRPERKNAITAAMYQTMADALVEAQGDASVRAILIRGSAGIFSAGNDLEDFMKTPPVGEDAPVFQFLRAISSAEKPLVASVAGPAVGIGTTLLLHCDLVYAADSASFSLPFTQLGLCPEAASSLLLQRIGGYQAAAEKLLLGEAFDVVEAHRMGFVNRVLPAAEVEAFAAAQAAKLAALPASSLRVTKSLMKKASQQELQTRMSEEAVHFAKMLLAPEAREAFKAFFEKRKPDFRAFS